Part of the Limisphaerales bacterium genome, GTGAGCCCGTGCAATTCCACGAGCGGTTTTTTCCAGTAACAAAAATCGGGGCACGCACTCCAGTCCCCATTGCGTACACTGGCGTTGTGTAGGGCCGGTTGCGAGGCTAGCTCGAGCAACAGCGCAAAGGTCATCTGTGCGACCGACTCGGTGCCGTAGCCGGGGATATTGGTCACCGGAATATTGCGGGCGGCCGCTGCGCTGGTGTCTACGACATTATAACCGGTGGCGAGCACGCCAATATAGCGCAACTCCGGCAGAGCCTCGATGGCGGCGGCGGGCACGAGCGATTTGTTTGTGAACACAATCTCTGCGCCGGCAGCCCGTTCGGCTACCTGCGTGGCCGGCGTGCGATCGTGTACGGTCAAGTCGCCCAGTGCGCTCAGGGCGTCCCAAGAGAGGTCGCCAGGGTTGAGGGTGTGTCCGTCGAGGATGATGATTTTGGGCACGGGCTATTCTTCAATTTTCACTAATCAATTTTCAAGGTTCAAATCCTTCTTGAAAATTCCTTGACCGTTGAGACATGAGAAATGATCATTTCCGGATGACAACCCAATCTGCACGCGCGATCAAATATGCCCAGCTCGAGTG contains:
- a CDS encoding D-2-hydroxyacid dehydrogenase, yielding MPKIIILDGHTLNPGDLSWDALSALGDLTVHDRTPATQVAERAAGAEIVFTNKSLVPAAAIEALPELRYIGVLATGYNVVDTSAAAARNIPVTNIPGYGTESVAQMTFALLLELASQPALHNASVRNGDWSACPDFCYWKKPLVELHGLT